The genomic stretch CGGCGCCCGCCGCAGCGATCCGCGCCAGGCTCAGCGCGGGCTTCGGCCCGCGGGACGGCTTGGCGGGAGGCCCCCAGAGCAGCCGCACCGCATCGTTCGCTTCCTCGCCCAATTCCCGCTCCGTCCCGCATTTCCCGCTGTCCCTTGCGAGGCGACCTAGGGAGTGTTGCGAAAGTGGATCAAGGTTGCCGGTGATCAACGGCCGTGGGACGAGGTGATCTGACGGATGGCCAGTGGGAGCGACTGGAACCGCTGCTGCCGGTGGGCAAGAAGCTGGGCCGTCCGCGGACCTGGGTCCATCGGCAGCTGATCGATGGCATACGCTGGCGGGTGAGGGCCGGTGCGCCATGGAGGCATATTCCGGAGCGATAGGGGCCGTGGGACCGGGCGTACGACCTGTTCCGGCGGTGGCAGCGTGACGGCACCTGGAAACGGATCTTCGAACAGCTTCAGGCCGAGGCCGACGCAAAGGGCCTGATCGCGTGGGATGTGAGCGTGGACTCCACCATCGCCCGTGCTCACCAGCACGCTGCCGGAGCGCGTAAAGGGGGGATCTCCAAAAGGAACCTCCTGGAGGCGTCGACAGCGAGCCCGACGACCACGGCCTCGGGCGCTCGCGTGGCGGGCTGACCACCAAGCTGCACCTTGCGGTCGAGCAGGGACAGAAGCCCCTGTCCCTGCTCGTCACTGCTGGTCAGCGGCACGACAGTCCGCAGTTCCAGCCGGTCCTGGAAGGCATCCGGGTGCCCCGGCTCGGCCCCGGCCGACCACGGACCCGGCCGGACAAGGTCCGCGCGGACAGGGCGTACGGCTCCCGTGCGAACCGCGCCTACCTGCGTCGGCGCGGCATCCGTTGCACCATCCCGGAGAAGGGCGACCAGGTCCGCAACCGCAAGAACCTCGGCTCGCGTGGCGGGCGCCCGCCCTTGTTCGACAAGGTCGACTACAAGGAGCGCCATGCGGTGGAGTGCGGGATTAATCGCCTCAAGCACCACCGGGCTGTGGCTCCTCGCTATGACAAGCTCGCGGTGCGGTTCGAGGCGACCGTGCTGGTCGCTGCCATCAACCAGTGGCTGTGACCGCCACGCGCCGAGGAGCTCATTCGGTCTCGGGGACCACCTGGGCGAACGAGGTTACGAACGCGGTGATGAGTCGGGCGAACTCGGACCGGTCGGCGTCCGGCCAGTCCGCCATCACCCGCGCGAAGATCTCCTGCCGGAACCGGTGTGTGCGGTCGAGCTGTTCCCGCCCGGAGTCGGTCAGAGCGAGCAGCGTGCGCCGGGCGTCGGACGGGTCGGTCCTGCGGTCCAGCCACCCTTCCTCGACGGTGCGGAGCACCAGTCGGCTCGCTCTGGGTTGATCAACGCCTAGTGCGGTGGCGACGTCCGAGACGGAGCACGGCTTGTCGCGGTCCTCGATGACGTCCAGCACGTTGAACAGCGTGGGGTCGATCGGCTTGCCGCCGTCGGGTGGCGCCAACCGCCCCAGCGATCGGCGGGTCTGGCTGCGGCGGATCGCCACCATGGCCCGTTCGACGTCGGCGATCGCCTGGTCTTGTTCCCTCTTCGACATACATGCTAGATTACAATAGTTGTCAAAAGACATGCATTGGGGGATTGTCGTGACCGACCTGACTCAGCTGCCCAACGTCCGCGAGCAGCGCCCGCTCGGCTACTGGTTGAAGCACATCGACGGGGCGATCGAGGAGAGCCTGGGCCGGCTGTTCGCCACGGACGGCCTGAACCGGCGAGGGTGGCAGGTGCTGAACAGCATCTCGTACGACCCGATCACCATCGCCGAACTCGACGAGACCATGGCCGCGTTCCTGTCCGCCGACGAGCCAACCATGCGCCCGTACGTCGACCGGTTCGTCGAGCGCGGCTGGGCACACACGGCTGACGACGGCGCGGTGGCGCTGACCGGCGAGGGCCGACGGGCGCACCAGCGGGTTGCCGAGCAGTCCGGAGCCTTGAGGGTTCGGATGATGGAGTGCCTCTCGTCCGAGGAGCACACGGTATTGATGGAACTGCTTCAGCGGGTCGCCACCCACCTTGACGCCCTGGCGGTCGAAACGCCCCGTCAGTAGTCGTCGGCGCACTTCTCTCTGCGGGATGGTGGTTATCCACCTGGGCAATCACGCGAAAGTGCTGGTCACAGCCATCCACAATCGGCTGTGACCAGCACTTTCGCAACACTCCCTAGTTACCGGCCCGGTCCGCAGGCCGAGGCCCTACGGCAGATCGTCGTGCAGAACTACTACCGCGACGAGGCGGGCCGCCTGCGCTGGCGCACCGCCGACGACGGTGGCCTGCCACCCTCCTCCTCGGCAATCGTCTCCCCTTACGACACCACGGCGCGTTACGTCCGGCACGGTCACATCATCAGCTGGAAGGGGTTCGCCCCGCATGTCACCGACACGTGCGCCTCCGACAGCGTCAACGTGATCACGGATGTGGCCACCACCTCGGCCGCCACGAACGACGCCCAGGCCCTGCCCGGCATCCACACCCGTCTGGCGCGTCGCGGGCTACTGCCTGCCGAGCACCTGGTCGACGGCGGCTACACCTCCCTGGTCCATCTGGAACGAGCCGAGCGCGAACATCAGGTCACTGTCAGCGGACCGCTGCCGGGCAACCCCACCCGCCAGCATCACCGGAACGAGGGTTTCGACCGGTTCGACTTCCACATCGACTTCGCCCGCTGACAAGTCACCTGCCCTCAGGGTCAGGTCAGCAAGGGCTGGCACGGCCCCTACCCGACCTCCTCGCCCACCGAGGCTCCCCTGACCGTGGCGCGGTTCACCAAGAGCCAGTGTCAGCCGTGTCCGGACCGCCCCCGGTGCACCAGCTCCCGCGAAAGCACCCGGAACGTGGGCTTCCCTCCACAAGAACTCCGCGACCTGCAAGTCCGTGTCCGCAG from Streptomyces roseochromogenus subsp. oscitans DS 12.976 encodes the following:
- a CDS encoding MarR family winged helix-turn-helix transcriptional regulator — its product is MSKREQDQAIADVERAMVAIRRSQTRRSLGRLAPPDGGKPIDPTLFNVLDVIEDRDKPCSVSDVATALGVDQPRASRLVLRTVEEGWLDRRTDPSDARRTLLALTDSGREQLDRTHRFRQEIFARVMADWPDADRSEFARLITAFVTSFAQVVPETE
- a CDS encoding MarR family winged helix-turn-helix transcriptional regulator; the protein is MTDLTQLPNVREQRPLGYWLKHIDGAIEESLGRLFATDGLNRRGWQVLNSISYDPITIAELDETMAAFLSADEPTMRPYVDRFVERGWAHTADDGAVALTGEGRRAHQRVAEQSGALRVRMMECLSSEEHTVLMELLQRVATHLDALAVETPRQ